In Puntigrus tetrazona isolate hp1 chromosome 22, ASM1883169v1, whole genome shotgun sequence, one genomic interval encodes:
- the cept1b gene encoding choline/ethanolaminephosphotransferase 1b isoform X2: protein MSGLRGGVAAARGPGVDSSCWFAPGALRRLFELPAPVLSRHQLKRLEEHRYSSSGRSLLEPGMQRYWEWLVRRMPPWIAPNLITVVGLATNIFTTLVLVYYCPTATEQAPLWAYLLCAVGLFVYQSLDAIDGKQARRTNSSSPLGELFDHGCDSLSTVFVVLGTSLAVQLGSHPDWMFFCCFSGMFMFYCAHWQTYVSGTLRFGIIDVTEVQIFIILLYLLAAVGGSDFWESPIPVINIQMKIIPALCTFIAMVFSCTNYFRVIFTGGVGKNGSTIAGTSVLSPVLHIGSVIVLAMMIYKKSAAQLFQKHPCLYILAFGFVSAKITNKLVVAHMTKSEMHLHDAAFLGPGLLFLDQYFNSFIDEYLVLWMSLILSLFDLVRYCVSVCNEISSHLHISVFRIKPQNTAASVE, encoded by the exons ATGAGCGGGCTGAGGGGGGGCGTGGCCGCGGCGCGGGGGCCGGGCGTGGACTCGTCCTGCTGGTTCGCGCCCGGGGCCCTGCGGCGCTTGTTCGAGCTGCCGGCCCCGGTGCTGTCGCGCCACCAGCTCAAGCGTCTGGAGGAGCACCGCTACAGCAGCTCGGGACGCTCTCTGCTCGAACCCGGCATGCAGCGCTACTGGGAGTGGCTTGTGCGCAGGATGCCGCCCTGGATCGCGCCCAACCTCATCACCGTCGTCGGCTTGGCGACGAACATCTTCACCACGCTGGTGCTGGTGTATTACTGTCCCACCGCCACCGAACAG GCTCCTCTGTGGGCGTATCTCCTGTGCGCCGTGGGTCTGTTCGTCTATCAGTCGCTGGACGCCATCGATGGGAAACAGGCGCGGCGCACTAACAGTAGTTCACCACTGGGGGAGCTGTTCGACCACGGCTGCGACTCGCTCTCCACCG tGTTCGTGGTGCTGGGTACGAGTCTGGCGGTTCAGCTGGGATCTCACCCTGACTGGATGTTCTTCTGCTGTTTCTCGGGCATGTTCATGTTTTACTGCGCTCACTGGCAGACCTACGTCTCCGGCACGCTGCGCTTCGGCAT TATTGATGTGACTGAGGTGCAGATCTTCATCATTCTTCTGTATCTTCTGGCTGCTGTTGGAGGATCAGATTTCTGGGAGTCTCCG attCCCGTCATAAACATCCAGATGAAAATTATTCCAGCACTTTGCACATTTATTGCCATGGTTTTCTCCTGTACCAATTACTTCAGAGTCATATTTACAGGCGGCGTGGGGAAGAACGGATCTACTATAGCA ggtACGAGTGTGTTGTCTCCCGTGCTGCACATCGGCTCTGTTATCGTCCTAGCGATGATGATTTATAAGAAGTCTGCGGCGCAGCTCTTCCAGAAACACCCGTGTCTGTACATCCTGGCCTTCGGCTTCGTTTCGGCCAAAATCACCAACAAACTAGTG GTGGCTCACATGACCAAGAGCGAGATGCACCTCCACGACGCCGCCTTCCTGGGCCCCGGCCTGCTGTTCCTCGACCAGTACTTCAACAGCTTCATCGACGAGTATCTGGTGTTATGGATGTCTCTG
- the cept1b gene encoding choline/ethanolaminephosphotransferase 1b isoform X1, translated as MCAQLPASTTLLTRPLRAAPEVTGGVALAARANRTGTGGTDTGAKPSGFHRAQRTDRASPPNPERVCGRREVTSARGTSVWGRGLTRDWRTGVPPSRCGSAGARWAESGSDSGCDWLGAMSGLRGGVAAARGPGVDSSCWFAPGALRRLFELPAPVLSRHQLKRLEEHRYSSSGRSLLEPGMQRYWEWLVRRMPPWIAPNLITVVGLATNIFTTLVLVYYCPTATEQAPLWAYLLCAVGLFVYQSLDAIDGKQARRTNSSSPLGELFDHGCDSLSTVFVVLGTSLAVQLGSHPDWMFFCCFSGMFMFYCAHWQTYVSGTLRFGIIDVTEVQIFIILLYLLAAVGGSDFWESPIPVINIQMKIIPALCTFIAMVFSCTNYFRVIFTGGVGKNGSTIAGTSVLSPVLHIGSVIVLAMMIYKKSAAQLFQKHPCLYILAFGFVSAKITNKLVVAHMTKSEMHLHDAAFLGPGLLFLDQYFNSFIDEYLVLWMSLILSLFDLVRYCVSVCNEISSHLHISVFRIKPQNTAASVE; from the exons ATGTGTGCGCAGCTCCCCGCATCCACGACACTCTTGACGCGTCCGCTTCGAGCTGCGCCGGAAGTGACCGGCGGCGTCGCGCTAGCAGCTCGCGCTAACCGGACCGGGACCGGCGGAACCGACACCGGAGCCAAACCGTCAGGATTCCACCGGGCCCAGCGGACGGATCGCGCATCTCCTCCGAATCCGGAGCGTGTCTGCGGGCGGCGG GAAGTGACGTCAGCTCGAGGGACTTCCGTTTGGGGGCGTGGCCTGACTCGCGATTGGCGAACAG GTGTCCCGCCATCCCGCTGTGGCTCTGCGGGCGCTCGGTGGGCGGAGTCAGGCTCAGACTCGGGCTGCGATTGGCTGGGAGCGATGAGCGGGCTGAGGGGGGGCGTGGCCGCGGCGCGGGGGCCGGGCGTGGACTCGTCCTGCTGGTTCGCGCCCGGGGCCCTGCGGCGCTTGTTCGAGCTGCCGGCCCCGGTGCTGTCGCGCCACCAGCTCAAGCGTCTGGAGGAGCACCGCTACAGCAGCTCGGGACGCTCTCTGCTCGAACCCGGCATGCAGCGCTACTGGGAGTGGCTTGTGCGCAGGATGCCGCCCTGGATCGCGCCCAACCTCATCACCGTCGTCGGCTTGGCGACGAACATCTTCACCACGCTGGTGCTGGTGTATTACTGTCCCACCGCCACCGAACAG GCTCCTCTGTGGGCGTATCTCCTGTGCGCCGTGGGTCTGTTCGTCTATCAGTCGCTGGACGCCATCGATGGGAAACAGGCGCGGCGCACTAACAGTAGTTCACCACTGGGGGAGCTGTTCGACCACGGCTGCGACTCGCTCTCCACCG tGTTCGTGGTGCTGGGTACGAGTCTGGCGGTTCAGCTGGGATCTCACCCTGACTGGATGTTCTTCTGCTGTTTCTCGGGCATGTTCATGTTTTACTGCGCTCACTGGCAGACCTACGTCTCCGGCACGCTGCGCTTCGGCAT TATTGATGTGACTGAGGTGCAGATCTTCATCATTCTTCTGTATCTTCTGGCTGCTGTTGGAGGATCAGATTTCTGGGAGTCTCCG attCCCGTCATAAACATCCAGATGAAAATTATTCCAGCACTTTGCACATTTATTGCCATGGTTTTCTCCTGTACCAATTACTTCAGAGTCATATTTACAGGCGGCGTGGGGAAGAACGGATCTACTATAGCA ggtACGAGTGTGTTGTCTCCCGTGCTGCACATCGGCTCTGTTATCGTCCTAGCGATGATGATTTATAAGAAGTCTGCGGCGCAGCTCTTCCAGAAACACCCGTGTCTGTACATCCTGGCCTTCGGCTTCGTTTCGGCCAAAATCACCAACAAACTAGTG GTGGCTCACATGACCAAGAGCGAGATGCACCTCCACGACGCCGCCTTCCTGGGCCCCGGCCTGCTGTTCCTCGACCAGTACTTCAACAGCTTCATCGACGAGTATCTGGTGTTATGGATGTCTCTG
- the stk38b gene encoding serine/threonine-protein kinase 38: MATRGHASSSLMSNHTKERVTMAKVTLENFYSNLITQHEEREMRQQKLEKVMDEEGLPDEEKRMRRSQHARKETEFLRLKRTRLGLDDFESLKVIGRGAFGEVRLVQKKDTGHVYAMKILRKADMLQKEQVGHIRAERDILVQADSLWVVKMFYSFQDKLNLYLLMEFLPGGDMMTLLMKKDTLTEEETQFYVAETVLAIDFIHQLGFIHRDIKPDNLLLDSKGHVKLSDFGLCTGLKKAHRTEFYRNLNHSQSNDLTFQHMNSKRKAETWKRNRRQLAFSTVGTPDYIAPEVFMQTGYNKLCDWWSLGVIMYEMLIGYPPFCSETPQETYKKVMSWKETLVFPLEVPISERAKALILRFCSEADHRIGAAGVDDIKRNAFFEGVDYDHIRERPAAISIEIKSIDDTSNFDEFPESDILQPSSPAVASNHHPEADYKNKDWVFINYTYKRFEGLTARGAIPAYMKSGKR; encoded by the exons ATGGCGACCCGAGGCCACGCCTCCAGCTCGTTAATGAGCAACCACACCAAAGAGCGAGTGACCATGGCCAAGGTCACGCTGGAGAACTTCTACAGCAACCTCATCACACAGCACGAGGAGAGGGAAATGAG GCAGCAAAAACTGGAGAAGGTGATGGATGAGGAAGGACTGCCTGATGAAGAG AAGCGCATGCGCCGCTCGCAGCACGCTCGTAAGGAGACCGAGTTCCTGCGGCTGAAGAGAACCCGACTGGGTCTGGACGACTTCGAGTCGCTGAAGGTGATTGGACGAGGAGCGTTTGGGGAG GTGCGTCTGGTCCAGAAGAAAGACACGGGACATGTGTATGCCATGAAGATCCTCCGCAAGGCCGACATGCTCCAGAAAGAGCAG GTGGGTCATATCCGGGCAGAGAGGGACATCTTGGTCCAGGCAGACAGTCTGTGGGTGGTGAAAATGTTCTACAGTTTTCAAGACAAACTCAACCTTTACTTGCTCATGGAGTTTCTTCCTGGAG GAGACATGATGACGCTGCTGATGAAGAAGGACACACTGACTGAAGAGGAGACACAGTTTTACGTCGCTGAGACGGTTCTGGCCATCGACTTCATCCATCAGCTGGGCTTCATACACAGAGACATCAAACCAGACAACCTGCTGCTGGACTCCAAG ggtCATGTCAAGCTGTCGGATTTCGGCTTGTGTACGGGACTCAAAAAGGCGCATCGGACCGAGTTTTATCGCAATCTGAACCACAGCCAATCAAACGACCTCA CGTTTCAGCACATGAACTCCAAGAGGAAGGCCGAGACGTGGAAGAGAAACCGGAGACAGCTG GCCTTCTCCACGGTGGGAACCCCAGACTACATCGCGCCGGAGGTCTTCATGCAGACCGGATACAACAAGCTCTGTGATTGGTGGAGTCTCGGCGTCATCATGTATGAGATGCTGATTG gctacCCTCCGTTCTGCTCAGAAACTCCTCAGGAGACCTATAAGAAGGTGATGAGCTGGAAGGAGACGCTGGTGTTTCCTCTGGAGGTGCCGATCTCAGAGCGAGCGAAGGCTCTGATCCTGCGCTTCTGCAGCGAAGCCGATCATCGCATCGGAGCGGCCGGCGTCGACGACATCAAGAGGAACGCCTTCTTCGAGGGCGTCGACTACGACCACATCAG AGAGAGACCCGCCGCCATCTCCATCGAGATCAAGAGCATCGACGACACGTCCAACTTCGACGAGTTCCCCGAGTCCGACATCCTGCAGCCCTCCA GTCCGGCCGTGGCCAGCAATCATCACCCGGAGGCAGACTACAAGAACAAGGACTGGGTCTTCATCAACTACACCTACAAGCGCTTCGAGGGTCTGACGGCCAGAGGAGCCATCCCGGCCTACATGAAGAGCGGCAAGCGATGA
- the kctd20 gene encoding BTB/POZ domain-containing protein KCTD20 codes for MTEEHATGGICLSQSERRMTAGAEGGADITKEVWPAQPRPLSHDRVTLVVDGTHFVVDPAVFTAYPDTVLGRMFGRARQHSFTRPNAKGEYEIAEGIGANIFRVILDFYRIGVLHCPEGLSLAELREACDYLCINFDYSTVRCRDLSALLHELSNDGARRQFEAFLEELLLPAMVASAQEGERECHVVVLTDDDNVDWDHDNPPPMGEENSQILYSTKLYRFFKFIENRDVAKALLKERGLKNIRIGIEGYPTCKEKVKRRPGGKSEVIYSYVQRPFIQLSWEKEEGKSRHVDFQCVRSRSVPNLITAVGEGPVRAGATPTPQVDELDRLNGPAPPDLDQ; via the exons ATGACGGAGGAGCACGCGACAGGAGGTATCTGCCTGTCCCAATCAG AGCGCAGGATGACTGCTGGAGCGGAGGGCGGGGCCGACATCACGAAGGAGGTGTGGCCCGCACAGCCACGCCCTTTATCACATGACCGGGTCACGCTCGTAGTGGACGGGACCCATTTTGTGGTGGATCCTGCAGTGTTCACAGCTTACCCCGATACAGTGCTTGGGAG AATGTTCGGCCGAGCGCGACAGCACAGCTTCACGCGACCAAATGCTAAAGGTGAATATGAAATCGCAGAAGGCATCGGCGCCAACATCTTCAGAGTAATACTG GACTTTTACCGCATCGGTGTGCTGCACTGTCCGGAGGGCTTGTCTTTGGCTGAACTGCGCGAAGCGTGCGATTATCTGTGTATAAACTTCGACTACAGCACCGTCAGATGCAGAGACCTCA GTGCTCTCCTGCACGAGCTGTCCAACGACGGCGCCCGGCGGCAGTTCGAGGCCTTTCTGGAGGAGCTGCTGCTTCCGGCGATGGTCGCGAGCGCTCAGGAAGGAGAACGAGAATGCCACGTCGTGGTCCTCACGGACGACGATAACGTAGACTGGGATCACGACAACCCTCCGCCGATGGGAGAGGAGAACTCGCAAA TCCTCTACAGCACCAAACTCTACCGCTTCTTCAAGTTCATCGAGAACAGAGACGTCGCCAAAGCTCTGCTGAAGGAGCGAGGCCTGAAGAACATTCGCATCGGGATCGAGG GATACCCCACCTGTAAGGAGAAGGTGAAGCGGCGTCCAGGAGGGAAGTCCGAGGTCATCTACAGCTATGTCCAGCGTCCCTTCATCCAGCTGTCCTGGGAGAAAGAGGAAGGGAAGAGCAGACACGTGGACTTCCAGTGCGTCCGCAGCAGGAGCGTCCCCAACCTCATCACCGCCGTGGGGGAGGGGCCTGTGAGGGCCGGGGCCACGCCCACTCCACAGGTCGACGAGTTAGATCGGCTGAACGGCCCCGCCCCTCCAGACCTCGACCAGTGA